The following nucleotide sequence is from Bacteroidota bacterium.
ACCTGCCGAAGGAAAACTATTGTCGTATTGATCAATCGCTGCCAGCGCGGACAATTCAAAAAATGGAGTTTGTGGATCGATTAAAAGACTAATTCGTTCGCGGGCCAATAGCTTACCACGTTGAACGTGCTTTTCAATGGAATCAGTATTCGAATGATTCACAGCAGCTTGCAGTCTGGCCCTGTAATCATCAAGCACCTGATTAAAATGGAAGTAATTACTTTTATACTGTTCCGAATTGATATCGAGTGTGCTTTCAATTTCTTTGTAGCTCATTTTCTCTTCGATTATGAAACAAATTAACACTTTTTCCTGGTTTATGTTTATGAAATCATTAACACCTGTCTCGAAAACTTCTGTTCGACGGGTTTGTTAACCAGTAAAACCATTTGGTATGAAACAGTTTATATTTCTCCTTTTCCTTTGCATCTCGCTTCTAACTCCTCTCAAAAGCCAGAAAATAACTACCATGAGTTTCGATGAACTGGAACCCTACCTGCACAGGCAATCTGATTCGCTTTTCATGATTCACTTTTGGGCTACCTGGTGTGTACCTTGTGTGAAGGAAATGCCTGTCATACAAAAGGTGGCAAATGAACACGCCCACTTGAAATTAAGTATCCTATTGGTTAGCCTTGACATGCCCAACCAATTGGAAACAAGACTTATACCCTTTATCGACAAATACCAGATTAAATCCAACGTAGTGTTGTTGAATGATCCTGATTTCAATAGTTGGATTGATAAGGTAAGTACCGATTGGGGAGGTGGAATTCCGGCCACGCTCTTTTATTCACAAAAGCACCGCAACTTCTACGAACAAAGTTTTGAGTATGAAGAACTAAATCAGATTATATCCACTAATATTAAAGAATTATGAAAGCAACCACCACAATTTTAGCATTGCTCTTTTTTAACTTTTTGAACGCGCAGGAAGGATACAAAGTTGGCGATCAAGCTATCGATTTTAGCTTAAAGAATGTAGACGGTAAAATGGTAAGTCTTAAAGATTACCCCAATGCACAGGGTTTTGTTGTAATCTTTACTTGCAACCATTGCCCCTATTCAATTGCATACCAGGATCGAATAATTGAACTTGATAAAAAATACAAACAGTTAGGCTATCCGGTAATTGCTATTAATCCGAACGATACCAGCATTGTGCCAGGAGATTCATTCGAAGGCATGGTTGTGAGGGCAAAAGAAAAGGCATTCACCTTTCCATATCTGAGAGATGAAACACAGGAAATTGCTAACGCCTATGGAGCGCAGCGCACACCTCATGTGTATCTGCTGAAAAAAGAAAAAGATAAACTAATAGTGCGCTACATTGGTGCCATCGACGACAATTACCAGGATGAATCGGCAGTGAACCAACCCTACCTAAGTAATGCAATAGATGCCTTGTTAAAAAATGAAAATCCAAACCCCGAATTTACCAAAGCCATTGGCTGCAGCGTGAAACGAAAAACATTATAATACCAAAGAAGCAATATAAAAAAGGCTGAATCAGTACTCCTGAATCAGCCTTTTCTAATTTGAGTTCGAACTAAGTGCTATTGCTTATACACTTTCTGAACAAAATTGATGCTATTGCCTGATATATGCAAAATATAAGCTCCAGGCGCCAAATGAGCAATATCGAGTTGAGTTTCCCCTACCGCATTGTTTTGAACCTGAGAATATACTTTTCGCCCATTGATATCGAACAGTTGAATCTGAACAGGGTGATCATACTTCTCTGTAAATCTTATAGTAATAATATCTTTTGCTACACTCGGAAAAACGCTGATTAAATTATCAGAGATAGGAGAATTAAAAGATGTCCCGCCGGCACTTTTAAGTGTTAAAGTTCCAAATACATCGGCATTTTGCCAAGCACGGTTCTGATCGGCTGATGAGAGATTGACTAGTCCGATAAAATTCTCTCTTCCGTTTGTCTCGTCGTTATCGCAATAGGCCATGGAAAAACCCATTTCCTTATCCCCTTCAAGACTTATAGGGGTATTGCTGCCAGACTGGTTGTAACTATCGTCAAAAATTTTTATTGCCATTTCCCAGTAATGGGTATTGCCACTGGAGCGTATAAAAGTTTCTACATGGCCGTTATAAAGCATCGGACTTCCCGACAGGTTTAAATCAACAACATCGTAAAACATGCTTACATGGTAAGCAAAAGCATTGTAGTTATTCTGATGATCACCACCTGATTTATCTTCATCAACAAAAACCTCCAGGCAATCATCTTCCCAATATTGGTCGGTAGCATTTGTGTGATCATCGGAAAAAATATTGTCGTTAATTTCAGCAAAAACCAATAACCTGTCAGAAGTCCATGCAAGCTTTACCCTGCCTGAGAAATCAGAAGTCGATACTGTAGTCCCATAAGGAAGCCAGACATATTGCAAATCGTACCAGATTGCCTCATCCCAATAGGCTTCATCGCTCATACCGTCTATGGTATAATTATCAGCTGCAACAGCTTCAAATGAATCGGGATAAACAGCAAAAATGGGAAGGCTTAATAAGAATGAGAAGATAATAGTAAATATTTTATTCATGAAATTAGGTTTTGGTTATAATCACTACAAATGAACAGGAAGCTTGTAACTGTTGGTTGTCCTTATTTTTTTCTATGTAAAAATACCTTTTAATATCGATTTATATTCATCCGATGCAAGAATTGAGGGTAGTTTCTCAGCACGGCCAAACTCAAGCCACAAACCATCAGTATGATCAAACATCTTAATGTTCTCCATTTCTGCCAAACGCAAATAAAGATCGATAATAGAAAAGGCGCCTGTCTCTTTCATTAGTGAAAAAATTCTGGTGTTAAGCAGATGTATTCCACTAAATCCATAAGCTTGTTCCGGGGTGCGGCCTTGAACGTTTTTCTGTTGCCCGCTTTGGTTGTTTCTCCACCCGGCCAGATTTCCTTGTTGATCGAACAATAGGCTACGGCTGGTTTCGCGCGTCCGCACTGCCAGGGTAGCCAGGGATTTATTCCTGTTGTGTTGGGCAATCATAGCGGTCAGATCCAGGTCAGAAAGAATATCCACTGCCATGAGCACAAAATCATGCTCCCCTTGAAAAAAAGGTGCTGCATTTTTGAGTCCTCCTCCGGTATCGAGCAGTAGATTACTTTCGTCGGAAATGGAAATCTTATAACCCTGGCTGTTTTTTAAATTGGCATAATCTATTAGCTGCTGCGCAAAATGATGCGCATTGATCACAATCTCGTCAATGCCATGTTTGAGTAAAAAAGCAATGGCAAGGTCCATCATCGAATAATCACCCAGACTTACCAGGGCTTTTGGCATATGATCGGTTAAAGGCCTAAGCCTGGTGCCGATTCCTGCAGCCAATATCATGCCTTTCATTGAGTTCTTTTTGTATTGGGGTGAGTAGATGAAATTTGAAATTAGGCCATGTTAAAACTAAATTTTTTCTGGTTTGCAAAGATGCTTTTTATCCGTAGCGGTCGATTTGCATTTCTTGCACTCATATTTACCTTCTTTTTTCAGCATAGCCCTTTTCTTCTCAGGCTCTTTTTTACACATGGTCTTGGTCATACTGCTCCCGGATATTTAATTCGCGATGAAATAACCGCAGGTGCACATCAAAGTTCATTTTTAAATGCAAAAACAATCTCTCTGCACAATAAACCGAACGATGCCTGCCTCCTGTACATCCGAAATTAACTGCCAAATGATTAAAATTCCTTTGTTGGTACTTTCTGATGGTAGCGTCAATTATCGAAGAAACAGAGCTGAGAAATTCGCTTGTTTCACGCTCTTCTTCAAGAAATCTCTTTACTTCATGATCCCTTCCAGTAAGAAGTTTATACTCCTCATGCATTCCGGGATTATTCAAATTCCGGCAATCGAACACATATCCACCGCCATTTCCAGACCAATCGTCGGGAATCCCCTTCCGGTAGGAGAAACTGGTAATGCTTATGGTAAGCTTCTCAACTTCCTTTGGATGGTGAAACCTATCGCGAATGGAAGCAATGGATTCAATTATTGAGCAGATATAGGGGAAACGATCCTGAATGATTTCCTGTGCTGCAACCCATTGCAAGTTGTCGATGGCCGGATTAATGCTTTGCACAAAAAAGGCTTTCTTTTCGAAAATGCCTCTGTAACCATAAGCCCCAAAAGCCTGCAGCAAGCGAATCAGAACAAAGGCAGGGTAATAAAACAAAAATTCTTCGCGCTTAAAAAAGCTGTGTTGACCAAACACTTCCAGATAATAATCGAGAATTTCGTTGCGGAAAGAATTTGAAAGATTTGTTTTCGATTCAAACAAAAGCGAAGCGAGGTCGTATTGCAATGCTCCCCGACGTCCTCCTTGAAAATCGATAAACCAGGGCTCATCATCATACCACATAATATTGCGCGACTGAAAATCGCGAAAAAGAAAATAATCTGAAGGTGCCTGGAGTAAGAATTCAATTAATTTTTGAAATTCATCTTCAAGTTGTTGCTCATGAAAAGAAACATAAGTAGTCTTAAGAAAAAAATACTTGAAGTAATTCAAATCCCATTGCATCGACTGGCGGCCAAAAGACTCGCGCGGGTAGCAAACAGAAAAATCAAGATTGGCGGCCGACTTATACTGAAGTACAGGCATCTGATCCACCACTTTTTTATACTTCGCAAGCAATTGTGCCTCATTCGTGTTGGAGTTGCTCACGAATTCGAAAAGTGACATATTGCCTAAATCCTGTTGCAGATAGATTCCTTTCTCAGTATCCTTAAAATAAACTTCGGGTACATTCACGCCATGATTTCTGAGGTGGGAAGCCAAATAATGAAAAGCGTAGTTTTCAGGCTTATCGTCGTTGTATGTACCTATCACTTTTCCTGCCGGTCCCTCAATTCGAAAATACATCCGGTTCGAACCCGACAATGGTAAGCGGGTAACCGAAGAGGCTTTTACCTTTTTCACACTTTCGTAAGCACCAAAAAAAAGCTCGTTCAATTCCTGAATATTCATCAATTCTGGTTTAATCCTTCTGCCGATATACTGATTATTTTCCAGGCTTCTTGAATATGCCATTCAGTAACCCTGGTTTGTCCACATACAAATCGCAGCGCAAAGGTATCATTGATAAGCGTATGCGAAAGAAATATTTTTCCCGATGCATTAATTTTTTCCAACAATGCATGGTTGATTGAATTTAGTTCCGAGGCTTTCCCTTTGCAATAACGGAAACAAACTACATTCAGGTTACGAGGCAACAACAATTCAAAGTCTGGAGCGCTCTTCACCAGAGTCTCAAACATTTTACCCAGTTCAATATGGTTCCGTAGCATTGACTGTAATCCCTCCACACCAAACGAGCGGATCACGAACCATAGTTTCAACGACCGGAATCGTCGCCCTAACTGAATCCCCCAATTGCTGTAATCCAAGTCGCTGCTCTCAGCAGTTTGCAAATAAGCAGGTACAAGGCTAAATGTTCGGGTAAGATCTTCGTGGTTTTTTACAAAAAATGCCGAGCAATCGAAATTCGTAAACAGCCATTTATGCGGATTAAAAACAAGACTATCCGCCATTTCCAATCCTATAATGCTTTCTCTGAATTCGGGCAAAATCAGTGCATTCCCCGAATAGGCCGCATCGATATGATACCAGATATTGTAAACTTGGGCGATGCGACCAATTTCGTCCAGCTTGTCTATGGAACCGCTGCCTGTGGTACCAAGTGCGCCTACTATACAGGTGGGTACATAACCCATGCGCAGGTCGGATTGAATTGCCTCTTCCAGTTTTTGGGTTATCATTCTAAAATCATTGTCAACCTCTATCCTAACCAGGTTCTTACTTCCTAAACCCGCAATGCGAACAGCCTTTTCTATCGAAGAGTGAGCTTCGGAAGAACAATAAACCCGATACTTACGCCCGTCGTGTCCGTTTTCATTTACCGAATAACCTGTTACCTTTTCTCTTGCAGCTAATAGGGCACAAAGTGTAGAAACGGAGGCTGTATCCATTATTACACCTTTGTATTCATTGGGCAAGCCAATTAATTCGCGTAACCACACCATCATGATCCGCTCGAGTTCGGTGGCAGCCGGAGAAGTTATCCATTTCATCCCCTGCACTCCCAATCCTGCCGTGAGCAGTTCGGCCAGTACCGATGGATAACTGTTGTTAGCCGGAAAATAGGCATGAAAACCAGGGTGCTGCCAATGTGTAATTCCTGGCATGATTATACGCTCAAAATCGCTAACGATGCTCTCAAATGTTTCTCCGGCTTTTGGAGCACTTTTAGGCAGAAGAGCCTCAATGGAACCTGGACTAATATTCGGCTTAACCGGGAATTGCTCAATATCAGTAAAGTAACGTTGCAACCATTCTATCATTGAATGTCCTGCTTTGGTAAAATCATCGAGCTTGTTCATGAGTTTATTGCTATTTTCGAACAAAAATTATTACTATTACATCGAAGTTGGAAATGAAATTCTTAACAAAGCATTGCAGTAACAACTTTAATTAATAAATTTAATGCAAATCCATTTCAACCATGAGATTAGAAATCTATGATTCCAAGGATCTGAATTTTGTAGAATTAAATATTACAGGTGGCAATGATACACTTATTCGTTGCGACAAGGAATCGAAATTTATAGACAGTGTGGTTTTTAATGTGTTTACTCCTTGCTTTGAAAATGCCAATAAACTCTATGAGTACTATGGGCCTACTAAATACAATGCCCGCAAAATAATTCCTCTCCGTAACGAACTTATTACTTTTCGCGACAAACTAAAAGCTCTCGCCTCGGTGAAGGAATTTGATGCCATGGTATCTGAACATTTTCTTGGAAGGGAGTTTCTTGAGGAGCTTCAAAAAAACTTGCCTGATTATACAAAAAACTGGAGCGCTTATCGCGATTCTTTAGTTAAACTTAATATCGAGCTTATTACCATTACCGAAAAATGTGCCGATGAGGAAAGAATCCTCTGGGTAGTTGGATATTAATTCTTGTTACAATTTCATTTCTTCCACTTTCCATTTTCCCTTCATTGTCGGGCATTTTATTGCCTCCGAAAGCTTGTCTAAAAATTCGTTTCGAGGCATTTCTTTTGCACCCAAACTGCGCAAATGACTGGTTGGTTGCTGGGCATCGATAAAATGATAACCAAAATACCTGCACCAGCTTACCAAATGGTAAAAAGCAAACTTGCTACTGTTGGGTTCGAGGAAAAACATCGATTCGCCAAAAAATGCCTTACCGAGCGAAACGCCATACAGGCCACCCGCCAGTTCTCCATTATAAAAGGCTTCGAAAGAATGTGCCAGCCCCATCCGGTGTAATTCGACATAGGCGTTTCTCATTTCAATGGTAATCCAGGTTCCACCTTGTCCAGGCCTGTCCTTTATTCTGCAATGTTCTATGACATCTCTAAAGCAAGTATCGATTCTTATTTCGAATTTTTCGCCCACTACAATTTGCTTTAAACTTTTAGTGAGTCGTAATTCATCTGGAACCAATACCATCCGTGGATTTGGACTCCACCAAAGAATAGGATCATTTTCGTTAAACCACGGAAATACTCCCTGCGAATAAGCCGATATCAAAAAATCGGCTGACAACTCTCCCCCCACCGCAATTAAACCTTCATCATCTGCCTTTCGGGGATCTGGAAACTGCACTACACTATTCATAGTATATGGCTTCTTTGAGTAATACCTTGGGTAATAGGCTAATTTATTTAATAAAGAATTAGAATTGAGAATTGGGTTGTTTTCTTAAAGAAAAACTTTCGAACAACAATTCATAAAAAAAGCTGAACCCAATATGGATTCAGCTTTGTGCCCAGGACAGGATTTGAACCTGCACAACCTTGCGGTCGCCAGCCCCTCAAGCTGGTGCGTCTACCAATTTCGCCACCTGGGCTTTTTAATTAGTTCAAAGTTCAAAGTTAAATGTTTTTATTCAACCCGAAAACTTTAAACTTTGAACCTTGAACTTGAACTTGAACATAATCGCGTGCCCAGAACAGGACTCGAACCTGCACAATCTTGCGATCACTAGTCCCTGAAACTAGCGCGTCTACCAATTTCGCCATCTGGGCTTATTTCATTTCTCAAACAAAGTGGTTTTCAAATATTCCAACTCTTTTTGAGCCTATCACGGTTGGCGAGAGCTCGAACAAAAAGTGTTCTCGGTTTCGCCATCTGGGCTTATTTCATTTCTCAAACAAAGTGGTTTTCAAATATTCCAACTCTTTTTGAGCCTATCACGGTTGGCGAGAGCTCGAACAAAAAGTGTTCTCGGTTTCGCCTTCTTGGCTTGCACGTCTCAGTTGCCTGTTCAGTGGGGGTGCAAATTTATAAATATTCTTTAAAAATATATCTGGCACACGATTTTTTTTAATAAAGAAAAGGGCAGCCTATAAAGACTGCCCTATGGCAATTAATCTATGCAAACCTAAAACCTATTTCTTTACAGCTTCTTGTTTTTCTTTTAGTGTTCTCTTTTGACTTGTTTGCTTCACCTCGCGAACTGTTATTTTCTCATTAGCCGATTTAAAGTATTGTGGATCGTAATCGACATACGCGGTGAAAATGTTATGTTTAGCATGTTCCAGGGGCAAAGTTTTTATGAAGTTTATATCTTCAGCAGCTAATGTGTAGTTGTTGTAATAATTATTGACAACATCGATGTAAAAAATCTCTGAGCGCATACCTTTAAAAATCACCGCACCGTAAGAATCGGAATAACCTCTTGCAACAGGTTGGTAAAAATTATTATAATCGAATTCACTGGCATAAACCACAACATTGGCATTGGGAATCAGATTTCCTGAATAGTACTCAACAACCTCAACTTCAAGCGTTGTTTCGTAAACTTCAATGGTCATATAGGCATAATCGACACGATTACCATAATAGGCAGCGAGTCTTACCTCGTAAAGTCCTTCGTTTAAATAATAGTGCGAAGGAGAAGGCAGTGAGGAAAAAGTTCCATCACCAAAGTCCCATTCATACCTGCTGGCATTTGTTGAATAATTCGAAAAGTATACCGACTCACCGGGTATTACTAAATCGTAGTTAACCTGAAATGCAGCATAGGGATTTTCTATACTTGAATCGATTACGCAGCTATTTAGAAGGAGTACTGCGGCGGCTATTATGAGTAATATTCTTTTCATGGCTTTATGATTTAATCGTTATGTATGGTTTTTTTTCAAAACATGTGCCAAAAATAATATTGTATTGATTATTCTTCTAATAAAGAAGGTCAAATCGTTGGTTTTTAAATCGATATAAAATGTATTATTCCTACAAAATAGTTACATGAAGTTAAATACAATACCTGCTCTTACGATTATCATTTACCTTTTGTTGCTAATACATTACCTTAAAAAGCAAACAGAAGATCAAACTTTTTGAAACCAGAAATACAGTAATATTTCTATCTTTGCCTTCCGAAAAAATGAACTCAATTACAATGATACAAATTACATTTCCAGATAGCAGTATCCGAGAATTCTCTGAAGGGGTGAATGGCCTCGATATTGCCAAAAGCCTAAGTAACAGCCTTGCAAAAGAAGTAGTGGCGGTAAGTGTAGACGAAGAAATTTGGGATACCACCCGCCCTATCAATAAAAATGCACATATAAAATTACATAAATTTGATACCCCTGAGGGTAAACATGCTTTCTGGCATTCATCGGCCCACCTGATGGCCGAGGCAATTGAAATCCTCTATCCAGGCACAAAATTTGGTATTGGCCCAGCCATTGAAAATGGCTTTTATTACGACATCGAACCCGCGAATGGAAAAGTAATTACTGAGGCTGATCTGACAGAGATTGAGGCAAAAATGAAAGAATTAGCCTCTCAAAAAAATGTTTACAACAGGCGCGAAATAGGAAAAGCAGAAGTATTGGATTTGTTCAAGAAAAAGGGCGATTACTACAAGTGCGAATTAATTGAAGAACTGGAAGATGGAACCATCACACTGTATTCGCAAGGTAGTTTCACCGATTTATGTCGTGGCCCTCACCTGCCCGACACTGGTTTTATTAAAGCTATAAAACTATTAAGTGTAGCAGGTGCTTATTGGCGTGGCGATGAAAAACGTCCCCAATTGACCCGGATTTATGGCATTACCTTCCCGAAACAAGCCATGCTCGACGAATACCTCGAAAAACTGGAACAAGCCAAAGCCAGAGATCATAGAAAACTAGGAAAAGAACTCGAATTATTCACTTTTTCAGCACGTGTAGGACAGGGATTGCCATTATGGTTGCCAAAAGGTGCAGCCCTGAGAGAACGTCTACAGGAGTTTTTAAAAAGAGTACAAAAGAAACATGGATACGATCTTGTGATGACCCCGCATATAGGTCAAAAAGAATTGTATGTGATATCGGGCCATTATGAGAAATATGGAAAAGACTCTTTCAAACCTATTACAACACCACAGGAAGGAGAAGAGTTTTTACTCAAACCCATGAACTGTCCCCATCACTGCGAAATTTACAGAAGCAAACCTCACTCATACAAAGACCTGCCCATTCGATATGCCGAATTCGGTACAGTATACAGATACGAACAAAGTGGCGAATTACATGGTCTTACCCGGGTTCGTGGCTTTACTCAGGACGATGCACATATTTTCTGCCGGCCTGATCAACTCAAAGACGAGTTTAAAAAAGTAATCGACATCATTCTGTATATATTCAAAACACTTGATTTTGCTGACTTTGTTACTCAAGTATCGTTACGTGATAAGGTGAATCGCGAAAAATATATCGGATCGGATGAGAATTGGGACAAAGCCGAAAAGGCCATCATTGAGGCCGCCAATGAAAAGGGATTAAAAACAGTAGTAGAATATGGCGAAGCCGCTTTCTATGGACCTAAACTCGATTTTATGGTAAAAGATGCCATCGGACGTACCTGGCAGCTTGGCACCATACAGGTAGATTATAATCTGCCAGAACGTTTTGAACTTGAATACATTGGAAGCGACGACCAACGACACAGACCGGTGATGATTCACCGCGCTCCATTTGGATCCATGGAACGATTTGTAGCCGTACTCATTGAGCATACTGCAGGTAAATTTCCCTTGTGGCTTACACCCGATCAGGCCATTGTTTTACCCATCAGCGAAAAATATCAGGATTATGCAGAAAATGTTTTAAAATTTCTAAATAATTCCGATATTCGCACCCTGATTGACGAAAGGGCTGAAAAGATAGGTAGAAAAATACGCGATGCAGAGCTAAAGCGCATTCCATACCTTATCATTGTTGGTGAAAAGGAAGCTGAAAACAACACAATTTCGGTGCGCAGACAGGGTGAAGGCGACAAAGGATCGATGACACTTTCTGATTTTATCGAATTGGTTTCGGGTGAAATCAAACAGCAAACAGCAGAAATAGAATAGTTTAAACATAACATTAGGAGGAATTGACCATAGCGGGACCATACAACAGAGGGCCACAGAGACCCCCATTACGCCAAAAACAAGAGCCACTACACAAGATCAACGATAAAATCAGGGCGAAAACAGTAAGGGTAGTAGGCGACAACCTTAAAGAGCCAGGCGTTTATTCCATTGAGGAAGCATTAAAACTGGCCGATACTTATGAACTTGATTTGGTGGAAATATCGCCCAATGCAGATCCCCCCGTGTGCAAGGTAGTTGACTACCAGAAGTTTCTTTATCAGCAGAAAAAGAAACAGAAGGAAATGAAGTCAAATGCTGTAAAAATTGTTGTAAAAGAGATTCGCTTCGGCCCTCATACTGATGAACACGATTACAACTTTAAAGTAAAACATGCCATCAAATTTTTACAAGAAGGTGCAAAAGTAAAGGCCTATGTGTTTTTTAAAGGCCGCACGATAGTGTACAAAGAAGATGGTGAAATATTGTTATTGAGGTTCGCGCAAGACCTCGAAGAATATGGCAAAGTAGAGCAACTCCCAAAACTCGAAGGAAAAAGGATGACCATTATGCTCTCGGCCAAACAAGTAAAAAAGAAGAATTAATTTTTTTAAATAGTAGCTATGCCGAAAATGAAAACAAATTCCGGGGCTAAAAAGCGTTTTTCGCTTACCGGTTCTGGAAAAATTAAAAGAAAGCATGCTTTCAAAAGTCACATTTTAACCAAGAAATCGACAAAGCGCAAGCGTAACC
It contains:
- the rpmI gene encoding 50S ribosomal protein L35; protein product: MPKMKTNSGAKKRFSLTGSGKIKRKHAFKSHILTKKSTKRKRNLTYDGQVHKADEKNVKLLLALK